From the Bradyrhizobium ontarionense genome, the window ACGGGTGCTGGAGCACAATCCGGCGTCGGAGATCGCGCTGGTCTGGCTCGGCGCCTGTTTCGCCAAGCAGGGCGATACGGCCACCGCAATCCAGCACTTCGACCGCGCGCTCGAGATCAAACCGGATTTCGAGGACGCGATCATGAAGAAGATCTTCGCGCTCGATTTCTATCCCGAGGCGGATGTCGCCGTGCATCAGGCCGTCAGGCGCGAATGGTGGGACCGCATCGGCGCCCACATTCCGCAGCGGCAACTCGCGTCCGTCGACCGCGACGCAGGTCGGCGTATCACGATCGGCTATGTGTCGTCCGACTTCCGCAGCCATTCGGCGGCGCTGACCTTCCTTCCGGTGCTGCGCCATCACGACCACGGGGCCTTCGAGGTCATCTGCTATTCCTGCTCGCCGTTGGTGGACTCGGTGACGGACCAGTGCAAGGCGGTCGCCGATGGCTGGGTCGACTCATGGCAGTTGTCGGATGATGAGCTTGCCGATCGCATCCAGTCGGACCAGGTCGACATTCTCGTCGACCTCTCGGGTCATTCGGCCGGCAATCGCCTCACGGTGTTCGCGCGCAAGCCCGCTCCGATCCAGGTCACGGCTTGGGGCAACGCCACCGGCACCGGTCTGCCGACGATGGACTACTTCTTTTCCGATCCGGTCACGGTGCTGCCGGCCGTTCGGCCGCTGTTCGCCGAGCAGGTCTACGACCTGCCGGCGCTGATCACGACCGATCCGCTGCCGGGCGCGCAGCCGACGCCGCTGCCGATGCTGCGCAACGGCTACGTCACCTTCGGCGTCTTCAACCGCATCGACAAGATTTCCGATCACGTGCTTGCCGTCTGGTCGGCACTGCTCCGGGCGCTTCCCGATGCCCGCGTCGTGATCAAGAACGGCGCGCTGGACGACACATTCCTGCGTGACGGGCTGATCTCGCGCTTCGTCGCTCACGGCATCGGCGAGAGCCGGCTCACTTGTATGGGCGCATCGATGCGGCAGGAGCACATCGCAGCCTTCGCCGACATCGACATCTCGCTCGATCCGTTCCCGCAGAATGGCGGCGTGAGCACCTGGGAGTCGCTGCAAGCGGGTGTTCCGGTCGTCGCCAAGCTGGGCAACAGCTCGGCGTCGCGGGCCGGTGGCGCGATCGTCAAGGCGATCGGGCTCGACGATTGGGTTGCCGAGGACGATGACGGCTACATCGCGATCGCCCTGAGACATGCCGCGCAGCCCGCCGAGCTGGCGCGTGTCAGGGCGGAGCTGCCGGCGCGGGTTGCGAATTCTGCGGCGGGCAATGTCGAGACCTACACGCGCAAGGTCGAGGAAGGCTACCGGCAGTTCTGGCGCCGCTATTGCGCGGAAGCCGGCTGAGTGCCGCCTGCGGCTGCATCGAGCGAGGCTGCAACAAGTCCACTCTGTCGATCTACGCGTCACCCCCGGTGGAGGCCATCTGTGGCAAGCGATGTCGGTTCCCGCGCGTTTCAGAATGCGAGGCTTCAGAAGAAGCATCGCAAGCAGGCCGATGCGCTGATGCCCGCGGCCGTCGCCGCCTATCGCGGTGGTCGCCGGGCCGAAGCCCAGGCGATCTGCGGACAGATCCTGGCGCTGTTGCCCGACCATTTCGATGCCCTGCATCTGCTCGGCGTGTCGGCGCTCGACAGCGGCCAGCTCGATCTCGCCGAGCAGGCCCTGACGAAGGCGGTGGAAATCGAGCCGCGTCATGCCGAGGCGCTGTCCAATCTCGGCCTCGCGCTGTTCAACCGGAAGCGCTACGACGAGGCCCGCAAGGCTCAGGAGCGCGCGATCGCGCTGAAGCCTGCGCTCGTGGTCGCGCAGACCGGCCTTGGCAATACGCTGATGCGCCTGGGCCAGCCGGCCGAGGCGATCGTCGCTCACGACCGAGCGATCGCGCTGAAGCCTGATTACGCCGATGCCTATTGCAATCGCGGCATGGCGCTGCTGCCGCTCAACCGAAATGAGGACGCCAACCAGAGTTTCGATCGCGCGCTGTCGCTCAACCCGCGCCACATGGAGGCGATGTTCGGCAAGGGGCTGGCCAGCATCAACCTGCGTCACTTCAACGAGGCGCTCGCGGCCTTCGATGCCGCGCTCGCGATCAAGCCCGGCGCAGCGCAGGTGCTGGCGCAGCGCGGGCGGCTGCATCAGATCGCCGGGCGCTTCGACCAGGCGAGGGCGGATTTCGATGCCGCGCTGGCCGGTGATCCGATGCTGGAGATGGCGCTGCTCGGCAAGGCCCAGCTCGGCCATTTCAAGGACGTGGCGCAATCGGTGGATGCCTGCCGCAAGGTGCTGGAGCAGAACCCGCGCTCCGAGGATGCCTGGCTGTGGCTCGGCGTCTGCTACGGCAAGCAGGGCGAGGTCAGTGCTGCCGTCGCGCATTTCGACCGGGCCTTGGAGATCAGGCCCGACTTCGCGGAGGCGATGACCGCAAAGATCTTCACGCTCGAATTCATGCCCGATGCCGACTTCGAACTGCATCAGGCCGTCAGGCGCGAATGGTGGCAGCGGATCGGCAGCCACGTCGCCCGCAGACCGTTGCCGCCGCGCGATCTCGATCCGGAGCGGCGCCTCACCATCGGCTACGTCTCCTCGGATTTCAGGAATCACTCGGCCGCGCTGACCTTTCTGCCGGTGCTGAAGCATCACGACCGGCAGGATTTCCGCGTCGCCTGCTATGCCTGCTCGCCTGTCCAGGACGCCGTCACGGCGCAATTCCGTGCCTGCGCCGACCTCTGGGTGGATGCCTCGCAGATGTCCGACGACGAACTGGCCGATCGCATCGAGGCCGACGGCGTCGATATCCTGGTCGATCTCTCCGGCCACTCCGCCGGCAACCGTCTGCCGCTGTTTGCCCGCAAGCCCGCGCCGGTTCAGGTGACGGCGTGGGGCAGCGGCACCGGCACCGGCTTGCCGACCATCGACTACTTCTTTGCCGATCCGGTCACGGTGCCCGAGGCCACGCGGCATTTGTTCGCCGAGCAGGTCCATGATTTGCCCGCGGTGATCACCACGGAAGCCTTGCCGGGCGTGCAGCCGACGCCGCTGCCGATGCTGCGCAACGGCCACGTGACCTTCGGCGTGTTCAATCGGCTCGACAAGATCTCCGATCCGGCGCTGATGGTCTGGACGCGCATCATGCGAGAGCTGCCGGACTCGCGCATCGTGCTCAAGAGCGGCTCGCTCGACGATCCCCTGCTGCGTGACCGCCTGCTGGCCCGCTTCGCCGCGCAAGGCGTGACGCAGGAGCGCATCATTTGTCTCGGCTGGTCGACACGCGAGCAGCAGATCGCGCAGTTTGCTCTGGTCGATATCTCGCTCGACCCGTTCCCGCAGAATGGCGGCGTCAGCACCTGGGAATCGCTGCAGGCCGGCGTTCCCGTCATCGCCAAGCTCGGACGGAGCGCGGCGTCGCGCGCCGCCGGGGCCATCGTCACGGCGACAGGGCTCGGCGACTGGGTGGCCGAGGACGATGACGGCTACGTCGCGATCGCGTTGAAGCACGGAGCGGAGCCGGCCGAGCTGGCGAAGCTGCGGGCCGAACTGCCGGCAATGGTTGCCAACTCCGCGGCCGGCAATGTCGAGATCTACACGCGCAAGGTCGAAGAAGGCTATCGCCTGTTCTGGCGTCGGCATTGTGCCGGCGCCGGCTGAGTGCCGTCTGGTACGGCATGAAGCGGTGCCGGAGTTCAAGTCGGTCCATGCTGTAGGTTTTGCACGTCACCTGGGGAGGCCATCTTTGGCAAGCAATGTCGGGTCTCGCGCCTTCCAGAATGCGAGGCTTCAGAAGAAGCATCGCAAGCAGGCCGATGAGCTGCTGCCGCGCGCCGTCGCGGCCTATCGCGCCGGCCGGCCGGCCGAGGCGCAGGCGATCTGCGGTCAGATCCTGGCGCTGCTGCCCGACCATTTCGATACCCTGCATCTGCTCGGCGTGTCGGCACTTGATGGTGGCCAGCTCGATCTGGCCGAGCAGGCCTTGATCCAGGCCGTCGAGATCGAGCCGCGCAATGCCGAGGCGCTGTCCAATCTCGGCCTCGCGCTGTTCAACCGCAAACGCTACGAGGAGGCGCGCAAATGCCAGGAACGGGCGATCGCGCTGAAACCCAATCTGGTGGTCGCGCTCACCGGTCTCGGCAACACGCTGATGCGCCTGGGCCGGCCGGACGAGGCGATTGCGGCCCACGATCGGGCGATTGCGCTGAAGCCTGATTACGCCGACGCCTATTGCAACCGCGGCATGGCGCTGCTGCCGCTCAATCGCAATGCCGAGGCCAATCAGAGCTTCGATCGGGCGCTGTCGCTCAACCCGCGTCACATGGAGGCGATGTTCGGCAAGGGGCTGGCGAGCATCAACCTGCGTCATTTCAACGATGCGCTGGCGGCGTTCGATGCCGCGCTCGCGATCAGGCCCAGAGCCGTGCAGGTGCTGGCGCAGCGCGGCCGGCTGCAGCAGCAGGCCGGGCAGTTCGACCAGGCCAAGGCCGACTACGATGCGGCGCTGGCGCTCGATCCGCGGCAGGACGTGGCGCTGCTGGGGTTCGCCCAGTTGAGCGTGATCAAGAACAACATCGCGCCGGCGATCGACGCCTGCCGCAAGGTGCTCGAGCAGAACCCTGCGTCTGAAGTCGCCTGGACCTGGCTCGCTGAATGCTTCTCGAAGCAGGGCGATCTCGCCACGGCCTTGCAGCACGTCGAGCACGCGCTCGAGCTCAAGCCCGATTTCGGCGATGCGATCACCGCAAAGATCTTCCTGCTCGACTTCATGCCTGACGCCGACTTCGCCCAGCATCAGGCCGTCAGGCGGGAATGGTGGACCAGGATTGGCGCCCAGATCGCGCGCCGGCCACAGCCCTTGCGCGACCGCGATCCGGAGCGTCGGCTCACCATCGGCTATGTCTCGTCCGATTTCAGGACCCATTCGGCCGCCCTGGTGTTCCTGCCGGTGCTGCGCCATCACGATCACGAGGCGTTCAAGGTCGTCTGCTATTCCTGCTCGCCGCTGCGAGACGTGATGACGGAGCAATGCCGCGCTACAGCCGACGTCTGGGTCGATGCCTGGCAGATGTCCGACGAGGAGCTGACCGACCGCATCGAAACCGACCAGGTCGACATCCTGGTCGATCTCTCCGGCCATTCCGCCGGCAACCGTCTGCCGGTGTTTGCGCGCAAGCCCGCGCCGGTCCAGGTCACGGCCTGGGGCAGCGGCACCGGCACCGGCCTGCCGACCATCGATTATTTCTTTGCCGATCCGGTGACGGTGCCCGAGCCTGCGCGGCACCTGTTTGCCGAGCGGGTCTACGACCTGCCGGCGGTGATCACCACCGATCCGCTGCAGGGATGGCAGCCGACGCCGCTGCCGATGCTGCGCAACGGCCATGTGACCTTCGGCGTGTTCAACCGGATCGACAAGATCTCGGAGCCTGCGCTGACGCTGTGGTCCCGGCTGATGAGCGCGCTGCCGGACTCCCGGATCGTGATCAAGAATGGCGCGCTCGATGATCCCTTCCTGCGCGACGGTCTCGTCGCCCGTTTCGTGGCGCATGGCATCGCGCAGGAGCGCATCACCTGCCTCGGCCTGTCGACGCGCGATCAACACATCGCGCAGTTCGCAGACATCGACATGTCGCTCGACCCGTTCCCGCAGAATGGCGGCGTCAGCACCTGGGAATCGCTGCAGGCGGGGGTGCCCGTCGTCGCCAAGCTCGGTCTCAGCGCGGCCTCGCGCGCGGCCGGAGGCATCGTCAAGGCGGTCGGCCTGCACGACTGGGTAACCGAGGACGATGACGGCTACATCGCCATCGCCATGGAGCAGGCCGCGCAGCCAGCCGAGCTGGCGAAGCTGCGGGCGGAGCTGCCGGCGATGGTCGCAAGCTCCGCCGCCGGCAATGTCGAGACCTATGCGCGCAAGGTCGAGGAGGGCTATCGCCTGTTCTGGCGCCGCTTCTGCGCGTCCGCCTGACAGGCGGCCAAGGCTACAGGCGCGCGGCACCGACGATGCGTCCATCCGCGGCTTCGAGGATCACGGCGGCATCCTCGCCCTCCGGCATCGGCTCGGTGAGGCGCAGCGCGGCGCCGCTCCAATCGGCGAGCGCGCGGACGGAGCGGACCACGTTCAGCTCCTCCAGCTTCCGGCCGCTATTCTCGCCGCGACCGATCGCCGTCTCATGCCGATGGTCGAACCCGACCAGCAGAGCGCGTCCGCGACCCTCGCCGCCGCCGATCTCCACGCTGATCTGGTTGCCGTTGCGGGCGAGCTTGATGGTCGCCGCAGTCGACCGCGCGCCTCGGGCGCGGTCGATCGCCGGTCCGACCTCGGCCCGGTTGGAGCCGACATGACTCGTCTTGCCGTCGACGACGATCTCCGGCGTGTAGGAACCGTCGCCGAAGCGGCTGCCATAGCGCGCCTGGCGATCGGTCGCCGCGGCCAGTGAGAACGGATCCTTCCAGCCGAGCCGGTCCCAATAGGTGACGTGGAAGGCCAGCGGCAGCACATCGCGCTGCTGCCGCACCAGCTCGTTCAGATAGGCATTTGCAGGTGGGCAGGACGAGCAGCCTTGCGAGGTGAACAACTCGATCACCACCGGGCGCTCGCCGGCGGTCGCGGGCAACGGCGTGGCGCCGAGGGAGACGAGGGCCACAGCGGACGTGAAAGCGAGTGATGCGAGGCGTGCGATCATGGGATCCTCCAGCGATCTGGTAAGAGGTCCTTCGCCGGTCGGATCCACCGCGTTACCTTCCTCACGTGACGCACACGCAGGCGTGAAGACGGCTCGACCATTGTGGCCATGATCTGTCGCGATGCGTGAACGGGGCGCTCGCCACACGCGAAGGCCGCGCCGCAGGCCCTTCAAAATACTTCGTTTTTCGTTCTCTTCGGATGTAACTTTCTGAATCAAATCGTGTCCTGAAAAGGGTTTCCGCATTCGCCTCGCTTGAGGTGGCGTGCTAGGAGAGCTTCGACCGGCTGATTTGCAGTTCGTTAACTGTTGAGGCCAATCCGGGACATCGATGGGGTCGCTGACATGAGTTCGAAGGGGGCGGGCCACAAGGCCGAGATGAGGCAGGCGCTGCGGGTCGGCGTGATCGGAGCCGGCGTGATGGGCAGCAACCATGCCCGCGTGCTCGCCGGACTGCCCGACGTCCACCTCGTCGGCGTCGTTGACCCGCTGCCGGCGCATCGCAGCCGCGTCAACGAGCTTGCGAACTGCGCGACCTTCGAGACCCTCGATGAGCTCGTGTCCGAGGGCGTCGACGCGGTCACCATCGCCGCTCCGACGCATCTGCATCATGAGCTTGCGCTCGCCTGCATCGCGCGCAAGGTGCACCTGATGGTCGAGAAGCCGATCGCCTCCACGGTGGATGAGGGCAAGGAGATCGTCTCGGCCGCGCATCGCGCCGGCGTCACCTTGATGATCGGCCATGTCGAGCGCTTCAACCCGGCGGTGGCCGCGATCAAGAAGGCGATCGCGGGCGAGGACCTCCTGTCGATCGCCATCACCCGCGTCGGCCCGTTCCCGCCGCGCATGTCGAACGTCGGCGTCGTCATCGATCTCGCCGTGCACGACATCGATCTCATCCGCTGGTTCACCGAATCCGACATCATCGAGGTGCAGCCGCAGCTGTCGAGCGCGGTGGCCGAGCGCGAGGACATCGCGCTGCTGCAGTTCCGCACCGCCTCCGGCGTGCTCGCTCACATCAACACCAACTGGCTGACGCCGTTCAAGGCGCGCAACGTGACAGTGGCGACGCGCGGCAAGTACATCATGGGCGATCTGCTGACGCGCCAGGTCACCGAATGCTTCGGCTTCAAGCCGGACGGCAGCTACTCGATGCGCCATCTGCCGGTCGGTCACGACGAGCCGCTGCGCGCCGAGCTGATCGCCTTCCTGCACGCGGTGCGCTCGGGCACGTCCCCGGCCGTCACCGGTGACGAGGGCGTTGCGAGCCTCGCGATCGCCACGCAGTGCCTGGAGACTTCGAGCCATCGTCCGGCCGAGGCAGCCGCGCGCAAGCTGCGCGCTGCCGCTGGTTGACGCCGGCCTGTCCTTCGCCCGATGTCCACTTCCCAATCCGTAGTAGCATCCGCCATGAATCAGCATCTGCGTCAGCAGCCCATCCCGTTCATCGACACCGCCGCGCAGCGCCAGCGGCTCGGCAAGTCGCTCGACGACGCCGTCGCCCGCGTGCTCGCGCATTGCCAGTTTCTCGGCGGCCCCGAGATCATCCAGCTCGAAGCCGAGCTCGCAGCGTTCTGCGGCGCCAAATATGCCGTGAGCTGCTCGAGCGGCACCGATGCGCTGTTGATGGTGCTGATGGCGCAGGGCATCGGGCCCGGAGATGCCGTGCTGTGCCCGTCCTTCACGTTCTGTGCGACCGGCGAGGCGGTCGCGCTCACCGGCGCTACGCCTGTGTTCGTCGACGTGCTGGAGGAGACCTTCAACATCGATCCGGCCTCGCTGCGCCGTGGCATCGCCACCGCCCGCAGGCTGGGCCTCAAGCCCAAGGCCGTGATCCCGGTCGACCTGTTCGGGCAGAGCGCGGACCATGATTCGGTTGCCGCGATCGCTGCGGACGAAGGAATGTTCGTGCTCGACGACGCCGCGCAGGGCTTTGGCGCCAGCTACAAGGGCCGCCGCATCGGCACCTTCGGGCTCGCCACCGCCACCAGCTTCTATCCGGCCAAGCCGCTCGGCTGCTTCGGCGACGGCGGCGCCATCCTCACCGACGATGCCGGCCTGGCGGAGCGCCTGCGCAGCGTGCGCGCCCATGGCGGCGGCACCGACAGATACGACAACGTCCGCCTTGGCCTCACCGCGCGGCTCGACACCATCCAGGCGGCCATCCTGATCGAGAAGCTCAGGATTTTCGAGGACGAGATCGCGGCGCGCGATGTGGCGGCGGCGCGTTACACCAAGGGCCTTGCCGACGTCGTCAACGTGCCTCGCCTTGCGGACGGCTGCACCTCGGTCTGGGCGCAATACACCATCCGCCTGCCCAGGGGCGTCGGACGTGACGACTTCGCCGCGGCGCTGAAGGCGCAGGGCATTCCGACCGCGATCTACTACCCGAAATCGATGCACCAGCAGACGGCCTACCGGATCTTCCCGAGCGCCGACGGCGGCCTGCCGGTCAGCGAGCAGCTGTCCAGCGACGTCATCAGCCTGCCGATGCACGCCTATCTCGACGAGGCGACCCAGGCGCGGATCATCGACGTGGTCCGCGGCGCGGTCCAGGCCTGAGGTCTCACGCATTGCTGAGCTGACCGCGCACGCGATCTGGCTCACTCGATCTCGGTCTCACTTGGCCGCGCTCTCCCCATGACGAAAGCGCGGCCGCAAGTGATATGCCCCGCCGGCAATCCCAACTGACAATGTCGTCCCGGCGAACGCCGGGACCCATACCGCGTGATGCCTGAAACGGGCAGGCGGCGCATTCCGCGCCCCATCGTCTGCACGGCATATGGATCCCGGATCGGCGCCCGCCGCCGCGCTGCGTCGGCGGACTTGTCCGGGATGACGGCGAAGTGTGGAGCGGGCATCTTTCTACCGACTTCTC encodes:
- a CDS encoding tetratricopeptide repeat protein; protein product: MASDVGSRAFQNARLQKKHRKQADALMPAAVAAYRGGRRAEAQAICGQILALLPDHFDALHLLGVSALDSGQLDLAEQALTKAVEIEPRHAEALSNLGLALFNRKRYDEARKAQERAIALKPALVVAQTGLGNTLMRLGQPAEAIVAHDRAIALKPDYADAYCNRGMALLPLNRNEDANQSFDRALSLNPRHMEAMFGKGLASINLRHFNEALAAFDAALAIKPGAAQVLAQRGRLHQIAGRFDQARADFDAALAGDPMLEMALLGKAQLGHFKDVAQSVDACRKVLEQNPRSEDAWLWLGVCYGKQGEVSAAVAHFDRALEIRPDFAEAMTAKIFTLEFMPDADFELHQAVRREWWQRIGSHVARRPLPPRDLDPERRLTIGYVSSDFRNHSAALTFLPVLKHHDRQDFRVACYACSPVQDAVTAQFRACADLWVDASQMSDDELADRIEADGVDILVDLSGHSAGNRLPLFARKPAPVQVTAWGSGTGTGLPTIDYFFADPVTVPEATRHLFAEQVHDLPAVITTEALPGVQPTPLPMLRNGHVTFGVFNRLDKISDPALMVWTRIMRELPDSRIVLKSGSLDDPLLRDRLLARFAAQGVTQERIICLGWSTREQQIAQFALVDISLDPFPQNGGVSTWESLQAGVPVIAKLGRSAASRAAGAIVTATGLGDWVAEDDDGYVAIALKHGAEPAELAKLRAELPAMVANSAAGNVEIYTRKVEEGYRLFWRRHCAGAG
- a CDS encoding tetratricopeptide repeat protein, translated to MQSTIGSRAFQNARMQKKNRKQADGLLPQAVTAYRGGRHADAQAVCGQILALVPDHFEALHLLGASALDSGRLDLAEQALTRAVAVEPRNAEAQANLGLVLSSMKRYEEARAAQERAIALKPNFATALTGLGNTFMNMRLFEQAIEAHDRAIAVKPDFADAYCNRGMAQLLLLRNEEARQSFERALALAPRHMQATFGKGLVSINLRHFDQALAAFNAALAMKPGTAAVIAQRGRLYIQMGRFKEAEADFDAALATDPMLEAALLGKAHVCVLTERIAPAMAACQRVLEHNPASEIALVWLGACFAKQGDTATAIQHFDRALEIKPDFEDAIMKKIFALDFYPEADVAVHQAVRREWWDRIGAHIPQRQLASVDRDAGRRITIGYVSSDFRSHSAALTFLPVLRHHDHGAFEVICYSCSPLVDSVTDQCKAVADGWVDSWQLSDDELADRIQSDQVDILVDLSGHSAGNRLTVFARKPAPIQVTAWGNATGTGLPTMDYFFSDPVTVLPAVRPLFAEQVYDLPALITTDPLPGAQPTPLPMLRNGYVTFGVFNRIDKISDHVLAVWSALLRALPDARVVIKNGALDDTFLRDGLISRFVAHGIGESRLTCMGASMRQEHIAAFADIDISLDPFPQNGGVSTWESLQAGVPVVAKLGNSSASRAGGAIVKAIGLDDWVAEDDDGYIAIALRHAAQPAELARVRAELPARVANSAAGNVETYTRKVEEGYRQFWRRYCAEAG
- a CDS encoding DegT/DnrJ/EryC1/StrS family aminotransferase, which encodes MNQHLRQQPIPFIDTAAQRQRLGKSLDDAVARVLAHCQFLGGPEIIQLEAELAAFCGAKYAVSCSSGTDALLMVLMAQGIGPGDAVLCPSFTFCATGEAVALTGATPVFVDVLEETFNIDPASLRRGIATARRLGLKPKAVIPVDLFGQSADHDSVAAIAADEGMFVLDDAAQGFGASYKGRRIGTFGLATATSFYPAKPLGCFGDGGAILTDDAGLAERLRSVRAHGGGTDRYDNVRLGLTARLDTIQAAILIEKLRIFEDEIAARDVAAARYTKGLADVVNVPRLADGCTSVWAQYTIRLPRGVGRDDFAAALKAQGIPTAIYYPKSMHQQTAYRIFPSADGGLPVSEQLSSDVISLPMHAYLDEATQARIIDVVRGAVQA
- a CDS encoding DUF1223 domain-containing protein, which translates into the protein MIARLASLAFTSAVALVSLGATPLPATAGERPVVIELFTSQGCSSCPPANAYLNELVRQQRDVLPLAFHVTYWDRLGWKDPFSLAAATDRQARYGSRFGDGSYTPEIVVDGKTSHVGSNRAEVGPAIDRARGARSTAATIKLARNGNQISVEIGGGEGRGRALLVGFDHRHETAIGRGENSGRKLEELNVVRSVRALADWSGAALRLTEPMPEGEDAAVILEAADGRIVGAARL
- a CDS encoding tetratricopeptide repeat protein, with the protein product MASNVGSRAFQNARLQKKHRKQADELLPRAVAAYRAGRPAEAQAICGQILALLPDHFDTLHLLGVSALDGGQLDLAEQALIQAVEIEPRNAEALSNLGLALFNRKRYEEARKCQERAIALKPNLVVALTGLGNTLMRLGRPDEAIAAHDRAIALKPDYADAYCNRGMALLPLNRNAEANQSFDRALSLNPRHMEAMFGKGLASINLRHFNDALAAFDAALAIRPRAVQVLAQRGRLQQQAGQFDQAKADYDAALALDPRQDVALLGFAQLSVIKNNIAPAIDACRKVLEQNPASEVAWTWLAECFSKQGDLATALQHVEHALELKPDFGDAITAKIFLLDFMPDADFAQHQAVRREWWTRIGAQIARRPQPLRDRDPERRLTIGYVSSDFRTHSAALVFLPVLRHHDHEAFKVVCYSCSPLRDVMTEQCRATADVWVDAWQMSDEELTDRIETDQVDILVDLSGHSAGNRLPVFARKPAPVQVTAWGSGTGTGLPTIDYFFADPVTVPEPARHLFAERVYDLPAVITTDPLQGWQPTPLPMLRNGHVTFGVFNRIDKISEPALTLWSRLMSALPDSRIVIKNGALDDPFLRDGLVARFVAHGIAQERITCLGLSTRDQHIAQFADIDMSLDPFPQNGGVSTWESLQAGVPVVAKLGLSAASRAAGGIVKAVGLHDWVTEDDDGYIAIAMEQAAQPAELAKLRAELPAMVASSAAGNVETYARKVEEGYRLFWRRFCASA
- a CDS encoding Gfo/Idh/MocA family protein, giving the protein MSSKGAGHKAEMRQALRVGVIGAGVMGSNHARVLAGLPDVHLVGVVDPLPAHRSRVNELANCATFETLDELVSEGVDAVTIAAPTHLHHELALACIARKVHLMVEKPIASTVDEGKEIVSAAHRAGVTLMIGHVERFNPAVAAIKKAIAGEDLLSIAITRVGPFPPRMSNVGVVIDLAVHDIDLIRWFTESDIIEVQPQLSSAVAEREDIALLQFRTASGVLAHINTNWLTPFKARNVTVATRGKYIMGDLLTRQVTECFGFKPDGSYSMRHLPVGHDEPLRAELIAFLHAVRSGTSPAVTGDEGVASLAIATQCLETSSHRPAEAAARKLRAAAG